The nucleotide sequence CCGAATATGGTGGGATTAATATTAAAAAATCTATAATAATTTCTATGGTAATATCTGGACTTATAGCTGGATTGGGAGGATCTATATTTGTTTCAGGAATTCAGCATAGAGTACCTAAACTTTTTAATTTTTTAAATTATGGTTTTGATGGTATAGCTGTAACTTTAGTTGCTAGGAATAATCCCATAGCAATAGTTTTAACATCTTTATTGTTCGGTGCATTAAATGCATCTGCTTTAGAATTGCAGTTTAATGGGATACCTAAAGATATTATTTTTTTGGTGCAGGCAGTTATAATCTTGTTTATAGCAGGTGAATATGTATTTAAATATCTTACTAATAGGTTTAAGAAAAGGGGTGTAAAATAGTGGGAAATACATATTTTTTAGACTTTATATTTATCGTAGCTACAATGCTTAGATTTGCGACTCCACTAATATTTGCATCTATAGGAGCGGTTTTTTCTGAAAAATCTGGAGTTGTAAATATAGGAATAGAAGGAATGATGATAATGGGAGCTTTTTTTGGAGTTTGGGGAACCCATATATCGGGAAGTTCTGTTGTAGGAATTTTGATGGCTTGTTTGTTTGCTGGTATTACAGCAGCTATACATGGGGTATTGAGTATATTTTTAAGAGCAAATCAAATCATATCGGGAATTGGTATAAATTTGTTTGCGACATCTATAACAAGTTATTTAATACAAGTTTTATTTGGGTCCCAGGGACAAACGGATACAGTTAAAGTAGTACCGTATCCTAAAGAAATGTTTGAGAATATACCTATTGTAGGCAAATTATTATCTGAATTAAATTGGTTTGTAATAGGTGCGATTGTAGTTGTTGTATTATCATGGTTTATTTTATATAAGACTAGCATAGGATATAGGATTAGAGCAGTTGGTGAACATCCGAAAGCTGCAGATACCTTAGGAATAAATGTTTATAAAGTTAGATTTGTGTGTGTGGTGTTATCAGGAGTTTTGGCAGGTATTGGTGGAGCTGCACTATCTATTGCTAATATAAATTTGTTTAGAGTTGGCATGGTTAATGGAAGAGGATATATAGCATTGGCTGCTATGATATTTGGTAATTGGAAACCACATACAACTTTTATTGCATGTATGATTTTTTCTTTATCACAAACATTTGAGATATTATCTCAAAAATTTTTAGTTAATGTACCTACAGAGATATATTATATGTTACCGTATATATTGACCATGGTTGCACTTGTGTTTTTTGTAAGAAAGAGTAGTTCTCCACTATCTTTGGGAGAATTCTATGAAAAGGGTAAAAGATGATTTTATAATCGATAGAAGGGACTAATTTATGAGAAGATTATATGTATTTATTTTTATGGCAATATTTTTAATTATGAGTTCTTGTAGTTCTAATAAATACAGAGTTGTTTATGTTTATAGTGATGAATTTAAAAGTCTTGCTGAATATAGTTTTAAATATAATATGGAAAAGTCACTTGATAATTTTAAAACTTTAAATATAACTAGCGA is from Candidatus Arthromitus sp. SFB-rat-Yit and encodes:
- a CDS encoding ABC transporter permease, producing MLRFATPLIFASIGAVFSEKSGVVNIGIEGMMIMGAFFGVWGTHISGSSVVGILMACLFAGITAAIHGVLSIFLRANQIISGIGINLFATSITSYLIQVLFGSQGQTDTVKVVPYPKEMFENIPIVGKLLSELNWFVIGAIVVVVLSWFILYKTSIGYRIRAVGEHPKAADTLGINVYKVRFVCVVLSGVLAGIGGAALSIANINLFRVGMVNGRGYIALAAMIFGNWKPHTTFIACMIFSLSQTFEILSQKFLVNVPTEIYYMLPYILTMVALVFFVRKSSSPLSLGEFYEKGKR